The Mus musculus strain C57BL/6J chromosome X genomic patch of type FIX, GRCm38.p6 PATCHES MG3683_PATCH genome segment GAGCTATTCCTGGAACAAAGGCTAGGACACAGGAGGAGACAGGGGCGCGCGCATGCGAGATCTCCAGGCAGGGCGGGCGCGGGAGGTGGGGGAGTTCTCGGGGTAGGAGGGGGGCCCGGGGGGAGGGCGCACTCGGCGACCCCGGCTGCAGCCACAGGACAACACAGCAGCAGCCCACCCTCCCGGAGCCCCAACCCCAGGCCAGGCTTGCCAGAGGCCTAGAAGTCCTCATCCTCCTCCCACCCGAACACCCGCTTCATCTCATTCAGGAAGCCGTTGTAATCATTGAGCAGGGGGCTGTCGATCTTGATGTAGGGGATCACCCACTGCAGGGCCCGGCCCTTGAGGCGGGTGATGAGGAACGTCACCTTGAGCTCGTCGGTGTCGAAGGTCCTGTCGTCCACCAACATGTAGGAGCCGGTCTGCACGATGAACTCCGGGAGCTTGTCCATCTCGCCATCAAACAGCTCTGGAAACGGGATGGGGTTCCGCCGACGGCGCCGCCTGTTGTGCCTGAGCATGTAGGCCTTCGGCCTCTTTACCTTGCCTTGGCCTTCCATGACGCTGCGCTCTCTGGGCTGATCTAGTCGCTTGGTGGCCGGGCTGGCTGGAGGCTCTCCGGACTCTTGATGGGGTCAGCTGTGCTTTGCTGGATCTGCAGAGCACAGAGATTGTCAATTACAAAGGCGTCGCCGGAAGTGCGTAGGAGAAGAGGCGTGCCCAAGGTCTCGGGAAGGGGGCGTGGCCTTTGAGCGGGACATTGGGCCAACTTTAGATCTATAGTGATCTCAGCCCACAGGGTTGTGAGCTATTTCAGGCGCCAGTCCAAGAGAAGCATTAATAGGGTTAGTGGAGCAAAGTAATTTGTGCCCAAGACTTTCACCAAGGTAGTGTGGGGCCAATGTGGTCTCTcattctgtaatcccagcatttcagaGGCTGGGGTAGGAGGATTATCATGATTTAAGGTCACTCTGTCTACAGAATGGAACCCTTGTTTCAGATGAGGAAAAATTGCAGCGACTATAACTCGAAGGGCTTTCCTGGCTTGCTTAAGACCCTTTAGTTCATTGTCTAGTTCCCTGCTTTGTGGTGTGTAGGGGCGATCACAGGATGGCCTTAGTTTCCCTAGGGGAGTGTACCTTGGAACTTTGCATTAAGATCACAACTGATTCTACTGTTTTGGAGAGCATGCATATATCTGGAATTAATTTACTCTATTGTGAGTATTCCCATCTTATGCTGTTTTACCTTATGGGTTCCTTCAAACAGCCCAGCCCTTGACACATTGTTTTTGGAAATTTTCCTCAATGGTTTTCTAATATGTTCCTCAGTATAACTTAATCTATGTGATGATGCCTTATAATTAAAATTGCTGACTTTTACTTGGCACATCACTGAAAAGCTATGTCTCTGTGTGCTGTGGAAGTTTGTTCCTGGtatctatattttattatttattgatttatttttgaagtAGCATCTTTCCTTGTGTCCCAGGCTTGTACTTTCAGTagtcctgcctcaccctcccaagttctgggattccaggtgtgagTTTCCATGCCAAGCTTTGGTATGGCTTTTAGGAGAGTAAAACAGTATTGGGAAGGGATGTTCCATTATGGATCCTTAAAGGATAAGCCCTTCCCTGTTCATTTTCAAGTTGGCATAACTCAGTTCATTGTGGTTGCATAAACTGAGACATTTTCTTGCTCTATAAATTACAGACCATAACATAATAAGCTTCTTCAATCTCCTTCTAGTATCATGAGTTCTTGTGGTTAGATCATCCaggattatctttttaaaattcatttgattttttttaacctatagTTCTATAATTTTAATTCCTACTTGCATTATATGCCCCTTTTCTGAGGATTAGGACACAGGTAACTCTGGGGCAAAGTTATTCTATATTCCTTTGTATAAAGACTTATTTCTTACTGATTTTTCCTTGATAAATTGAGCTTGTAGCAGGCATGATGGGTTTTACCTGGTACTCCACTGAGAAGAAATAAAAGCTGAAGCAACTTCAGGTAGAGACAAGGCCAGATTACATAATTAGACTATCTCAACCAAAGCAAATGCTGGGTCAGTGAAATGACTTAAGTAAAAGTGCTTTGACCCCTACAAGCTCCCCACGTGTATGCCTGTCCTCCAAcatactatacatacatatacaataacaatataaatacaatatataatatataatatatatgcaaatgctGAGCTTAaatatagctcagttgatagtTTCCCTGCCCTTATATATACAAGGTCATGAGCTTGACCCCTATATAAATTGTGTGTGGTAATCTCCTGCCCTTGGAGAACCATTGGGCATTAACTGAAAactttggctacacagtgaattcaagcCTAACCTGGGCCacatgaaactctgtctccattttcttttttaaagtatctCTAGTAGCACCATAACCTAACACCCCCGGCTCTCGGTTAGCTCTCCAACCCTACAAATTAAAACACTGAAAACCCCTTCACATTCTTGAGGTACACTACAAGAAATCAGGGTGTGCGACAATTATATTTTGGAGTGTGGGTGAGAACTGTGACCTATAACTTAGCAATAAAATATGGAAGAAGTAAGCAAAATCACATTTTCTCCTACTAGCTACAAAGAATCAAGCTGTATTGTTGGAAACTGACTCTTCACAGAGCAACAGTTCACAGAATTGCAGGAGAGCACATATAAGCATTTTGTAGCTTTCTTGACATTTATCTCTCTTTAGCTATAACAGCTTCTGTGCGGTAAGTACTCTTTGAGTATCTGCTTTATATTGTTTCCAAATATTTAGGTCGTTCCTAGTGATGCTGCAAAACTACCAGATCTGCAGTCAGGGAGCCAATATTTCTCTTGCTAAGGGACATATGGAGAAGGAAAACATGTTCACAGTATCTAATTCATCTGGCAGCCAAAGCTGAGTTTCCATGAAGAAATACTTAAGGCGCAAGCTCACGGATATACAGGGAagggtgtgttggggagaatCTATAAATGTGCAGATCTGGGACTTCCTATTTACACGACTCATTTCCTAGACTCCTTCCCAGCTCTTCGccacacccaccccccaccctgggTGGAGCTCCTTGGAAAATCTCAGCGCTGCCTCTCAAATCAAGATCCAGCCTCCTCCAAATCATTTGGCCAGCCCCTGTGATTTCACCACCACTTCTTCTAATCCCAACAGATCACCAGTGCCTGAGTTTCTTCTCAGTTCTGCCTAACCAGGGTTTATACCGCACCTCCATTCAGAAGCATGTCCCTAGAGCCTTTTGTGCTGACTTCTGCTAAGTGCAGCAGAGTGCACTCAAGTCCAGGGAACAAGCACGAGTTAATTTTTGGTGAGCATGGCACTGTTCCTTCAGAGTACTTTAAATGAAGTCCTTTTGTTGACAATATGTCCTGGTGTGCAATGGCTGGTTTTATTGACTCTTGCTCTTTCAAAGAGACAATTGAGTTTTATGATGACTTTGGGATGGAGATTTTACTGGCAACTATGCAGTCTCTTATTATGGATTTTCTACAATCAATTCATTCCacactcttttgttgttgttttttgtttgtttgagacaagatcctctgtatagccctggctgtcctggaactagctctgtagaccaggctggccttgaactctcagggtgcctctgcctcccaagtgctgggataaaaggcacatGCTACTATTGCCTGGTTTGTTCCAGAATCTTAAGAAAACTAATTTAATCTTATGTTGACATGCCCTGAAGAGATGAGAAAGTTTcttgaaaaataatttctttcttttttttttgggggggggggaaagagtttatttggttaaTAACATACAGTCATCAAGAAAAACCAAGGCAAAACTCGAGCAGCAAGCTGAAGGTAGAAACTAAAGCAGAGATCATTGAGGAATAGAACTTACAGACTGTCTTTTCttggttgctttcttatacaatggGGCCCAACTCTGTGGGCTTGCTACCACCTGCagaggctggaccctcccactttaattattttttcttttttaatattttttattaggtattttcctcaattacatttccaatgctatcccaaaagtcccccataccctccccccacactcccctacccacccactcccactttttggccctgacgttcccctgtactggggcatataaagtttgcatgaccaatgggcctctctttccagtgatggccgactaggccatcttgtgatacatatgcagctagagacaagagctccagggtactggttagttcatattgttgttccatctatagggttgcagatccctttagctccttgggtactttctctagctcctttattgggggccctgt includes the following:
- the Rtl8a gene encoding mammalian retrotransposon derived 8b; protein product: MEGQGKVKRPKAYMLRHNRRRRRRNPIPFPELFDGEMDKLPEFIVQTGSYMLVDDRTFDTDELKVTFLITRLKGRALQWVIPYIKIDSPLLNDYNGFLNEMKRVFGWEEDEDF